The DNA sequence TTCTTTCCCTGTTAGCTCTTGAATTCGCTTAATCGATTCATATTTACTGTTTGAAAAGTTATCAAGAACGATTATGTCATGGCCAGCATTTAAAAGCTCAACACACGTATGACTTCCTATGTACCCCGCACCACCAGTAACTAAAATCATCTCATTCCACTCCTAACATTTATTTGACCGAAATATAATAGTATATGGATAAAACATAAATCATCTCTCAAAAACATTCTAACATTCTTTTCCAAAATACTGTGTTATAAAATATTGTTTTTATCGTAATATGTTTCATTCCCCACCTCAAGCAAGCATCCTGAAGTCGAAAATCACCATCTAAGTTTAACTTATCTTTTGTAAAAGGCTTTTCTGCTAAAAAAAACTGGCTCCCCTCCGTATAGGAAAGAACCAGTTTCATTAGACTAGCTGAGTAGTTATTTTACAGCATAACTACTCGGTCTGAGTCTCAGAAGGTAAAAAATGCTAAACAAATGTAAACGCATTTGCTGAATCCATCGTAAAACATGAGGGAAGAGTGATTTTACAATAAACGTCATTATATTTAGCATTTTCATCGCCTCCTTATTTTATTAATGTCCTTTTCATATAACAATTATCAATTATTTTTTTGTTTTGTTAATTGTACTTTATCAATCGTACCGGGCGGTTGCTCTAGCCAATTATTTTTTATCATAATATCTGCCCCTTTTTTTGCAAACCGTGCAATCTCTATCGATAACCGTTCATAATCTAGTATTAAGTCACTCCGCTGACTTGCAGCAGCCGCTGTGGCATAATTTCCAGTCCCTGCCGCACTTAAAAGGCTCATATGATACATCATCAGCTTATCCGAAAAAGGTGAGTATGTAGAATCTGTAATACAAACATCTGAGCTAATTGGGGATTGGACATTATCATTTAATAGGAGTGAGGAGAATACTTTCATATGCTTCAATGAAATTTCGTTTCCCCTGAGCATAAATTCCTGTACTTCTTTATTCGGAGACGTTTGTGCAAAACTTAAACACAGCTTAGATCCTATCAGGTTTGTTTGTATATTCATAAACAAATGAGAAATCTCAATCGCATTTAATGGTCTTTGCTTGTTAAAAAGACTATATCCACTGAAATAGCTTTTACTATCAACGTAATCCGTCTTTTTTGGGACAGATATATAAGGTGCACGAACAAATACACCTTTTTTTAATGCTATCTTTGTCGTCATATGATAAAGATTACTCGTTTTTACTAAAGCATCTGAAAAAAAATTAATCATGTCTTCCCTTGCACTCATCGATAAATATCCACTATAGGAAAGCATACCGAACTTTGCCATGTGATTGATGTAAGTTAAGCAAAAAACATCTGTATATAAGCTAGGTGCTTGAATGTTAACATCATTATTCGTAAATCCAATTGGCTTCGCATAGCTCTCTTCCTCAAATATTTTTTCGAGCTGCTGTACATGTTCATTTGAAATATGTAGTGCCTCTTTTATAGCAGGAAAGATGTCTTGATCCTGTACATGGTTAATCATATAACCTAATATACATTGAGACATACTATCATTCATATATGTAGTCCATAACGAACCAATTTCTCCAGATGTTAAATTAATATGACTCATCCTGTTCACTTCCTGAGAAAAATATTTACTTTCATTATTTGTATGATGATGAACAATTATCCTCAATGATGGAACAGAAGTTACATTTGTTTATAAACGAATTACCTATATTATGTAATGGCTTGCTTCGCATAAAAGTGTTTAGCTACACTATTTTTACACCAATAATCGAGTTCAATCTTTTTTTGTGCAGCAATCTCATACACTTTTTCCATAAGCATGGAACCTGCTCCTTTCTTCGTCTCCTCTTCATTTACACATTAAGAAAAACTAAAAGCGAGCTTTATGAAGCGCGTTTTTAGTCTTTTCTTAGAAGCTGTGGAATTTCGCCGTAGCTCTTAAAGTATTATTGAGTGCTCTTCTCGCTAGTACGCACGGCGATAAAATTTCTCTGCCAAATTTCTTACCTTTGTACAAAAACAGAGGAATACCCTTTTTCCCCTTTCTACGTGATAGAATAGTAGATGTTTGAGAATAAATAAACTCTTATTTCGTACAATAGTATAAATACATATTGGACGACCTGTTGGTTGTTTCATTGATTAGGAGAAAGTAAAATGAATGAACTTTTCGTTATTTTAATATTGGGGATCAGTATTATTCTTTTTGCCGGGTTTATCCAAGGACTTACTAGCTTTGGTTTCGCCTTATTTTCCATTCCGATTCTCTCTAAAGTTATCCCGCTTGATGTCGTTGTTCCTATTATTACTTTGCTATGTTTAATTAGTAATGCCTTTATCGTATATACAGTGAGAAGATACATTCATTTTAAGGAAATTTGGATCCTTACGCTGGCGAGCACTCTTGCTGTCCCTCTCGGCGTACGTCTCTTAATCATAGTCGATATTAGTTTATTAAAAATAGCGATCGGAGTCATTATTATTTGTGTCGCCGTCCTCATGCTAAAAGGGGTAACATTTCACGTTGACAATCAAAAAATCGCTTCAATTCCTGTTGGGTTTTTAAGCGGTGTTCTCAACGGAAGTCTTTCTTTAAGTGGTCCTCCAGTTGCTTTATTTTTAAATAATCAACAAGTAGAAAAACAAGTGTTCCGCGCAAACATCGCTACCTACTCACTCATTTTAAATATGATGACAATCGCTTCTTTCAGCTATTCTGGAATGATGAATTCCGAAGTGTTAACCTATTCTATTACGTTTATCCCTGCTATGATCATCGGCCTTATTATTGGAATAAATATGTTAAAGGTTGTAAATGAGTCATTGTTTAAACGGATTACGTTGTACTTAATTATTGCCTCAGGCATTTGGACGCTTATTAGTGCTTAATGGTGATTTGGTCGATGATTAGGTTTTAATATGTGATGGTGCGCTTTTGGGTCTCGGAAGATATTGTTGGCGTATGAGACATCTTATTTGGTTTTTCTTTAATCTCGTGTGTCATTGGTTGCGAATGAAACACTTTATTTGCTTCCTTCTTTATTCTCGTGTGTCATTCTCTGCGTATGACACATCTTATTTGGTTTTTTCTTCAATTTCACGTGTCATTGATTGCGTATGAAACACTTTATTTGCTTCTTTCTTCATTCTCATGTGTCATTGATTGCGTATGAAACACTTTATTTGCTTCTTTCTTCATTCTCATGTGTCATTGACTTCGTATGAAACACTTTATTTGCTTCTTTCTTCATTCTCATGTGTCATTGACTTCGTATGAAACACTTTATTTGCTTCTTTCTTCATTCTCATGTGTCATTGACTTCGTATGAAACACTTTATTTGCTTCTTTTTCATTCTCATGTGTCATTGACTTCGTATGAAACACTTTATTTGCTTCTTTCTTTATTCTCGCGTGTCATTGACTCCGTATGAAACACTTTATTTGCTTCTTTCTTTATTCTCGTGTGTCATTGTTGACGTATGACACATTTTATTTGCTTCTTTCTTCATTCTCATGTGTCATTGACTTTGTATGAAACACTTTATTTGCTTCTTTCTTTATTCTCATGTGTCATTGGCGGCGTATGACACATTTTATTTGCTTCTTTCTTCATTCTCATGTGTCATTGACTTCGTATGAAACACTTTATTTGCTTCTTTCTTTATTCTCGCGTGTCATTCGCTGCGTATGACACATCTTATTTGGTTTTTTCTTCAATTTCACGTGTCATTGATTGCGTATGACACATTTTATTTGCTTCTTTCTTTATTCTCGCGTGTCATTGACTCCGTATGAAACACTTTATTTGCTTCTTTCTTTATTCTCAAGTGTCATTGTTGACGTATGACACATCTTATTTGGTTTTTTCTTCAATTTCACGTGTCATTGAATGCATATGAAACACTTTATTTGCTTCTTTCTTCATTCTCGTGTGTCATTGTTGACGTATGACACATCTTATTTGGTTTTTTCTTCAATTTCACGTGTCATTGGATGCATATGAAACACTTTATTTGCTTCTTTCTTCATTCTCGTGCGTCATTGATTGCCTATGACACACTTTATTTGCTTCTTTCTTTATTCTCGCGTGTCATTGATTGCGTATGACACATTTTATTTGCTTCCTTCTTCATTCTCATGCGTCATTGACTTCGTATGAAACACTTTATTTGCTTCTTTTTCATTCTCATGTGTCATTGATTGCGTATGACACATTTTATTTGCTTCTTTCTTCATTCTCATGTGTCATTGACTTCGTATGAAACACTTTATTTGCTTCTTTCTTTATTCTCATGTGTCATTGGCGGCGTATGACACATTTTATTTGCTTCTTTCTTTATTCTCATGTGTCATTGACTTCGTATGAAACACTTTATTTGCTTCTTTCTTTATTCTCGTATGTCATTGTTGACGTATGACACATTTTATTTGCTTCTTTCTTCATTCTCATGTGTCATTGACTTTGTATGAAACACTTTATTTGCTTCTTTCTTTATTCTCATGTGTCATTGGCGGCGTATGACACATTTTATTTGCTTCTTTCTTCATTCTCATGTGTCATTGACTTCGTATGAAACACTTTATTTGCTTCTTTCTTTATTCTCGCGTGTCATTGACTCCGTATGAAACACTTTATTTGCTTCTTTCTTTATTCTCGTGTGTCATTGTTGACGTATGACACATCTTATTTGGTTTTTTCTTCAATTTCACGTGTCATTGAATGCATATGAAACACTTTATTTGCTTCTTTCTTCATTCTCGTGTGTCATTGTTGACGTATGACACATCTTATTTGGTTTTTTCTTCAATTTCACGTGTCATTGAATGCATATGAAACACTTTATTTGCTTCTTTCTTCATTCTCGTGTGTCATTGTTGACGTATGACACATCTTATTTGGTTTTTTCTTCAATTTCACGTGTCATTAAATGCATATGAAACACTTTATTTGCTTCTTTCTTCATTCTCGTGCGTCATTGATTGCGTATGACACATTTTATTTGCTTCCTTCTTCATTCTCATGTGTCATTGATTGCGTATGACACATTTTATTTGCTTCTTTCTTCATTCTCATGTGTCATTGACTTCGTATGAAACACTTTATTTGCTTCTTTCTTCATTCTCATGTGTCATTGACTTCGTATGAAACACTTTATTTGCTTCTTTCTTCATTCTCATGTGTCATTGACTTCGTATGAAACACTTTATTTGCTTCTTTCTTTATTCTCATGTGTCATTGGCGGCGTATGACACATTTTATTTGCTTCTTTCTTTATTCTCATGTGTCATTGACTTCGTATAAAACATTTATTTGCTGCATTGTTCATTCTCGAATACATTCCTTATTATCACACCATTTATTTGATCTGTTTGATTTACGACTATCACTCTTCGAACATTTTGATAATAGCTAAGCTTACTATTTTTACCCCATCCAGCAATGTGCTTTCTTCAAATGTCATATGAGGATGGTGGAGTCCGGGCTCCAGCCCTGCTCCAAGACCGATCATCGTTGATTCCAATGAAGGGTATTCCTTTGAATAAAAGTGATAGTCCTCGCCACCTGGTGTAACAGAGGCTTCCATCAAGTTTTTTTCACCTAGAGCTTCGGTAATTGCACTACCCACTATGTTTTCCATTTGTGGGCTTGGCGTCGCTGCTACCATTTCTGCTTCTACATCTATCGTTACCTCTGCTCCGTTCATAGAACCAGCAGCAATCACTGCGTGCTCGACCTTCTCCATTAACTGTTGCATCACTTCATTAGATTGCGCTCGTAAATCAATGCCAAATTCCCCATAGTCAGGGACGATGTTAATGTTTTGTTCGCCCGCCTTTAATACAGTCACTTTTGCAGAATATGAAATAGTCGGATCCATTTTCACTGCGTTGACGGCATGGACGATCGCTGCCAACGAATCTACGACGTTAATCCCTAAATGTGGGCGAGCTCCGTGCGATTGTACCCCTTTTATTTTTCCCTTTAACAAAGTCGTTGCCCCGTGATAAATTGCTGGTGATGCTGTGTGGATAGGTAATTCCTGCAATGGGCGGAGATGGATACCGAGAAGGCGTTCAACACCTTGAAGCACCCCGTTACGTATTAGTGCTTTTGCTCCTTTACCCGTTTCCTCCGCTGGTTGAAAAATAACTTTTAACAATCCTTTTGGCTCATAGCCAATTTCTAATAAGCAGCGTACGGCGAGGAGGACGATTGTCATATGTGCATCATGGCCGCACGAATGATTTGCTTTCCATTCGCCGTTTACATGTTGCCATAGCGCATCCATATCAGCACGAACAGCAACCGTCCGTCCCACATCTGAGGTTCCCCACTCCCCTACTAATCCTGTCATAGTTTCAAACAAATCATATGAGAGTTTAAGTTCGTCAAGCTGGCTACTTAAAAACTTCGTCGTTTCCCTCTCTTCCCAGCTAATCTCTGGATGTTGATGAAGGTAATGGTATGTAGACATAATGATTTCTTCATTTTTATTAACCCAGTTGTCGATAGCAACCCGCATAGTAGCATCTCCTTTTTTAAAATATGAGATTGATTTTTTGCTAGAATAAACGAAACAAATGGAAAAAACAAGAATAATAATAAAACTTTTTCCAACAAAAAGTAGGTGACTATCGTCTAATAATTAGGAAGAGGTGATACAGCGATGGAGGATCTAGAGCATAGTAGTTACTTCGCTTCACAGGAGCAAGAGTATGCGTTTTCCATTGATGATTTAATGGATCAATACAGTGATGTTGAATTGCATCTCGTTTATACATATGTGAAAAACAGAACTGTTGCTGAGGATTTAACGCAGGTAATTTTTATTAAATGCTATGAAAAAGTGAAAGGCTCGCTACTTTGACTTGCTTGCCTTTTTTTGCTTTTTTCACCTTACAATGTCTCTCTAATTTATTTTGCTGCCCTTTCTTATGCTTTTTTCACCTTACAATGACTCACTAATTTAATTTGCTTCCCTTTCTTATGCTTTTTCCACCTTACAATGGCTCGCTAATTTATTTTGCTGACCTTTATAATGCTTTTTTCACCTTGCAATGGCTCACTAATTTAATTTGCTGCCCTTTCTTATGCTTTTTCCACCTTACAATGGCTCGCTAATTTAATTTGCTGCCCTTTCTTATGCTTTTTCCACCTTACAATGGCTCGCAAAATTAACTTGCTGCCCTTTCTTATGCTTTTTCCACCTTACAATGGCTCGCTAATTTAATTTGCTGCCCTTTCTTATGCTTTTTTCACCTTACAATGGCTCGCTAATTTAATTTGCTTCCCTTTCTTATGCTTTTTTCACCTTACAATGGCTCGCTAATTTAATTTGTTGCCCTTTCTTATGCTTTTTCCACCTTACAATGGCTCGCTAATTTAATTTCCTGCCCTTTCTTATGCTTTTTCCACCTTACAATGGCTCGCAAAATTAACTTGCTGCCCTTTCTATTGAAATTCCCATCTAGTAATGGCGCACATAATTAGATTGCTCAGCTTAGAGTGCTCGATGCTATAAAGATTTCCATTTCCATTACAAAATCTATATAAACATAGACGCCTCAATCCGTCCTAAAAAAAATTCCTATCGAGACACCGCCCGCTCTGTATATGCAATCAGCCCAAACCTACGTGAGCTCTCCCCTGCATCACGTTATAACAAAGAAAGGGCTGAGTGATCAGCTACTACCGTTACATTTGGGTGCTCTAGCAGCACTGATGCAGGGAACTCAGGAGATACCTCTCCATTGAGTAACCGATTCAATGCGCTCGCCTTCTTTTCGCCAGATACCATCAAAATGATTTTTTTACTTGAAAGAATTGTATTAATCCCCATCGTAATTGCTTTATGAGGAACCTCTGCAGCATTTGGAAAAAATCTTGCGTTTGCTTGTCTAGTAGAGCTATCTAACGTGACAACGTGCGTTTTAGAATGAAACGATGTTCCAGGTTCATTAAAACCAATATGGCCATTCATACCGAGACCTAATATTTGGATGTCAATGCCTCCTGCTTTTTCTATAAGCGCCTCGTAATTCGCACATTCCTCTTCCAAGTTTTCTGCCATACCATTTGGAATGTGCGTTTGATGGATTGAAATGTCGACATGCTTTAATAATTTTTCATTCATATAATGTCGATAACTATTAGGGTGATCACCGCTTAATCCTACATATTCATCAAGGTTAAACGTAAACGTGTTTGCAAAGGACACGTTCTTGCTTTTATACTCGTCTATTAATCGTTCATATAAAAGCTCAGGTGTTCCTCCTGTTGCTAAGCCTAGAACTGGCGTTTTTAATATATTTACTTTATCAACAATTTGCTGACAAACGTTTTTGCTCATTTGTTCATAATCGCTAACCGTTACTAGCTCCACTTTTCACTTCCTCCTTAAAAGCAACCTTGCCTCTGCAGATTGTGTATTTAAGTGCCAAATCATCATCGATGAGCAAAATATCCGCATCCTTCCCTACAGCTAAACTACCCTTTCTATCAAAAATATTAAGCTGTTTCGCAGGATTTAGCGCAGTCATTTTGACCAACTCTTCAATGGAAGCGCCACTATACTCGACCATGTTTTTCGCACCATCAATGAGCTTCAAGATGCTCCCCGCTAACCTTCCATCGGCTAAAGCTGCTACCTCGTCATCAACAACAACTTGTTGGCCTCCAAGCTCGTATTTCCCAGGTTGCATACACTTTGCTCTAATGGAATCGGTAACGAGCATAATCCGATCGACGCCTACATTTTTATAGATGAGGTGGACCATATCTTTTGAGACGTGATAACCATCAACGATGAGCTCACACTTCAACTCATCAAACAAAAATGCTGCACCGACAACGCCGATATCTCGGTGATGAAGACCTGTCATTGCATTGCATAGATGAGTTACTTGCTTCACCCCATGCTTTAGTGCTTTCTTCATGTCTGCGATTCCCGCTTCCGTATGACCAGCAGAGACATTGATTCCTTGTTCATACAAGTACTGTATAAAACTACCGTCTGTGTCCTTTTCCGGAGCCATTGTCACCGTTTTGATTGCATTGCCTGAGAGCGCTTGCCAATGCTTAAACTGGAGAATATTTGGCGGTACAGTGTACATAGGAGGCTGTGCGCCAGCTTTCTTTTTTTCAATATACGGCCCCTCTAAATGAACACCAATGAGTTCAGCTGTACCGCTCTTGTTTTCATATCGAGCGACGTTCTTGAGTGCTTTCTCTATGTTTTCAGTTGATTGTGTAATAGTTGTCGCCAGAAAGCTTGTTGTTCCTTCCTTTGGGAGCGTTTCGCACATATTTGCTAGTGCCTCAGGTGTTCCGTCCATGACATCCGTACCATTGACACCGTGAATGTGCCCATCAATAAAGCCCGGTATTGCGTGTAGTCCTTGACCATCAATTGTTTCTACTTCTTCCATATTGGTGAAATCATTCGACATCCCGATCCGTTCGATTTGATTGTTTTTTATGAGGAGACATCCATCGGGCACTGTGCTCGTCTCCATATATATTTGAATATTCTTAATGAATAAATATTGATCTTTCAATTGGGTTCACTCCCCCTAAGTTACATTACTCTATAACTTTATCTTATACTAAAATACCATACAAGATTTATAGTTGTCTAGACCATTGTACAAGTTGTATACAATTATCTTAATTTTTGGTAAAATAAAAGAAAGAAAATTTTAGTGAAAAGAGTGATCTTGATGTTAGATAAAAATTCCCCACTTCCGATTTATTATCAATTAGAAGAAGAAATACGTGAATTAATTAACTCTGGTCAACTGAAAGCTGGCGATTTGTTACCTTCTGAACGCGTTTACGCAGAAAAGTATGAAATTAGCCGCATGACTGTAAGACAAGCTATTACAAATTTAGTATCAGAAGGTTTACTCATTCGCCAAAAAGGCAAAGGTACATTCGTTGCTGAAAAAAAATTAGAGCAGCCACTTAAAGGGATTACTAGTTTTAGTGAAGAAATGGAAGCGCGAAACATGAAACCTTCCACTAAAATTATCTCCTTTCAGCAGGAACTTGCTGAGCCTGTTGTTGCTAAAAAGCTTCAAATCGAAGCAAACACACCTGTTTATAAAATACACCGTAT is a window from the Evansella cellulosilytica DSM 2522 genome containing:
- a CDS encoding M20 peptidase aminoacylase family protein; protein product: MRVAIDNWVNKNEEIIMSTYHYLHQHPEISWEERETTKFLSSQLDELKLSYDLFETMTGLVGEWGTSDVGRTVAVRADMDALWQHVNGEWKANHSCGHDAHMTIVLLAVRCLLEIGYEPKGLLKVIFQPAEETGKGAKALIRNGVLQGVERLLGIHLRPLQELPIHTASPAIYHGATTLLKGKIKGVQSHGARPHLGINVVDSLAAIVHAVNAVKMDPTISYSAKVTVLKAGEQNINIVPDYGEFGIDLRAQSNEVMQQLMEKVEHAVIAAGSMNGAEVTIDVEAEMVAATPSPQMENIVGSAITEALGEKNLMEASVTPGGEDYHFYSKEYPSLESTMIGLGAGLEPGLHHPHMTFEESTLLDGVKIVSLAIIKMFEE
- a CDS encoding sulfite exporter TauE/SafE family protein; translated protein: MNELFVILILGISIILFAGFIQGLTSFGFALFSIPILSKVIPLDVVVPIITLLCLISNAFIVYTVRRYIHFKEIWILTLASTLAVPLGVRLLIIVDISLLKIAIGVIIICVAVLMLKGVTFHVDNQKIASIPVGFLSGVLNGSLSLSGPPVALFLNNQQVEKQVFRANIATYSLILNMMTIASFSYSGMMNSEVLTYSITFIPAMIIGLIIGINMLKVVNESLFKRITLYLIIASGIWTLISA
- the nagA gene encoding N-acetylglucosamine-6-phosphate deacetylase; amino-acid sequence: MKDQYLFIKNIQIYMETSTVPDGCLLIKNNQIERIGMSNDFTNMEEVETIDGQGLHAIPGFIDGHIHGVNGTDVMDGTPEALANMCETLPKEGTTSFLATTITQSTENIEKALKNVARYENKSGTAELIGVHLEGPYIEKKKAGAQPPMYTVPPNILQFKHWQALSGNAIKTVTMAPEKDTDGSFIQYLYEQGINVSAGHTEAGIADMKKALKHGVKQVTHLCNAMTGLHHRDIGVVGAAFLFDELKCELIVDGYHVSKDMVHLIYKNVGVDRIMLVTDSIRAKCMQPGKYELGGQQVVVDDEVAALADGRLAGSILKLIDGAKNMVEYSGASIEELVKMTALNPAKQLNIFDRKGSLAVGKDADILLIDDDLALKYTICRGKVAFKEEVKSGASNG
- a CDS encoding GntR family transcriptional regulator; this translates as MLDKNSPLPIYYQLEEEIRELINSGQLKAGDLLPSERVYAEKYEISRMTVRQAITNLVSEGLLIRQKGKGTFVAEKKLEQPLKGITSFSEEMEARNMKPSTKIISFQQELAEPVVAKKLQIEANTPVYKIHRIRLANDIPLAVETTYTPAKFIEGISEEQFTSSFYDIIEKRLNLSIGYGEQEIESVLANDSEIKHLNLHKGDPVLLVRRVTFLSNNEPFEYCRTTYRADKYKYKIQMHR
- the nagB gene encoding glucosamine-6-phosphate deaminase, which translates into the protein MELVTVSDYEQMSKNVCQQIVDKVNILKTPVLGLATGGTPELLYERLIDEYKSKNVSFANTFTFNLDEYVGLSGDHPNSYRHYMNEKLLKHVDISIHQTHIPNGMAENLEEECANYEALIEKAGGIDIQILGLGMNGHIGFNEPGTSFHSKTHVVTLDSSTRQANARFFPNAAEVPHKAITMGINTILSSKKIILMVSGEKKASALNRLLNGEVSPEFPASVLLEHPNVTVVADHSALSLL
- a CDS encoding DUF3231 family protein; translated protein: MSHINLTSGEIGSLWTTYMNDSMSQCILGYMINHVQDQDIFPAIKEALHISNEHVQQLEKIFEEESYAKPIGFTNNDVNIQAPSLYTDVFCLTYINHMAKFGMLSYSGYLSMSAREDMINFFSDALVKTSNLYHMTTKIALKKGVFVRAPYISVPKKTDYVDSKSYFSGYSLFNKQRPLNAIEISHLFMNIQTNLIGSKLCLSFAQTSPNKEVQEFMLRGNEISLKHMKVFSSLLLNDNVQSPISSDVCITDSTYSPFSDKLMMYHMSLLSAAGTGNYATAAAASQRSDLILDYERLSIEIARFAKKGADIMIKNNWLEQPPGTIDKVQLTKQKNN